The following proteins are co-located in the Eleginops maclovinus isolate JMC-PN-2008 ecotype Puerto Natales chromosome 1, JC_Emac_rtc_rv5, whole genome shotgun sequence genome:
- the l3mbtl1 gene encoding lethal(3)malignant brain tumor-like protein 1, translating to MSAKVNMEAQPKEPDRTPLDPSSSTSLSSSEAVLVCGNDSVAKKARPQTQTHTTTAFLLPAPAAGHQKLEVTPAISVGDPGKGSRANEMTTLTAQVGGACSIVHVLEWKEGMAILPSSNLKFCVSDVGTLSTLISPGTTSSTEPAAGTSGRSCDAETAPAEKPDVAAPVGSVRGTAELERLVPLVKHEVQFGPGQQNHDPRAQRTYNEELRRDPITDKRSVGVEKVPAGGRVSSLNPDHLKPMRKRKRKEYLSPSEEDSDIEGTDEKTDDSKADSRLIRGAGDSKTELWTWAQYLEETKSVAAPNNLFQETQRVPTVKNGFKQGMKLEGIDPQHPSMYFVLTVAEVCGYRLRLHFDGYSDCHDFWVNANSPDIHPTGWCESTGHKLHTPKGCKEEEFTWANYLRMTKAQVAPKELFASPGRVDVKSSFEIGMKLEAVDRMNPSLICVATVTDLVDDRFLVHFDNWDDTYDYWCDSSSPYIHPIGWCQERDLPLTPPQDYPDQARFIWSQYLEETGSRAVAADAFKVLAAHNFQPQMKLEAVDKRSPGLIRVASVVDVETHRIRVHYDGWSHVYDEWMDSDHPDIHPAGWCEATNHPLKVPPRDSKTQQPHGSNLHFSMRDLPAITGQSTYPSTVPCKPISHPRANKYSFHNRKCPTPGCDGSGHVTGRFTAHHCISGCPLAERNQGRLKAELSDSECKRTLFLSQRPKKTHYRGRIGRPPKYRKNQQRDYHNLSSEGVYPSLFMSALSGQSDRTLSLCWEQHCKLLPGVQGIHASQVAAWSVEEVFMFVQNLIGCEEQALLFKEEMIDGEAFLLLTQTDIVKIMSIKLGPALKISNAILMFKSTDEVLK from the exons GGGAATGACAGTGTGGCCAAGAAGGCTCGGCCCCAAACCCAAACCCACACCACCACAGCTTTCCTCCTGCCAG CTCCTGCTGCTGGCCATCAGAAGCTGGAAGTGACTCCAGCCATATCCGTTGGAGACCCAGGCAAAGGAAGTCGGGCCAATGAGATGACCACCCTGACAGCACAGGTGGGCGGGGCTTGTAGCATCGTCCACGTCCTGGAGTGGAAGGAGGGGATGGCCATCCTGCCAAGTAGCAACCTCAAG TTCTGTGTGAGTGACGTAGGTACCCTGAGCACGCTGATCAGCCCGGGAACGACCAGCAGCACCGAACCAGCAGCCGGGACTTCTGGGAGATCTTGTGACGCAGAAACTGCTCCAGCTGAAAAGCCAG ATGTGGCGGCTCCTGTGGGCTCTGTGAGAGGAACTGCAGAGCTGGAGAGGCTGGTGCCGCTGGTCAAACATGAAGTCCAGTTTGGACCGGGACAACAGAACCATGATCCCCGAGCTCAGAGGACCTACAACGAGGAGCTGCGCAGAGATCCCATCACTGACAA GAGGAGTGTCGGGGTGGAGAAGGTGCCAGCAGGCGGGAGGGTCTCCTCTCTTAACCCCGACCACCTGAAACccatgaggaagaggaagaggaaggagtaCCTAAGTCCCTCTGAGGAAGACTCTGACATCGAAGGCACG GATGAGAAAACGGATGATTCTAAAGCAGACAGCAGGCTCATCAGAGGAG cTGGAGACAGTAAGACAGAACTGTGGACGTGGGCTCAGTATCTTGAGGAGACCAAATCTGTTGCCGCGCCCAACAACCTTTTCCAGGAG ACACAGAGAGTGCCAACAGTGAAGAACGGTTTTAAGCAGGGGATGAAGCTGGAGGGAATCGACCCACAGCATCCGTCCATGTACTTTGTTCTCACAGTGGCCGAG GTCTGTGGTTACCGGCTGCGGCTTCACTTTGATGGCTACTCTGACTGCCATGACTTCTGGGTCAACGCCAACTCCCCCGACATCCACCCGACAGGCTGGTGTGAGAGCACGGGACACAAACTGCACACTCCCAAAG gCTGTAAAGAGGAGGAGTTTACCTGGGCCAACTACCTGAGAATGACTAAAGCACAAGTGGCGCCCAAAGAGCTGTTTGCCAGTCCTGGGAGG GTTGATGTAAAGAGCAGTTTTGAGATAGGAATGAAGCTTGAGGCCGTCGACCGCATGAACCCCTCCCTCATCTGCGTAGCCACCGTCACTGACTTGGTGGACGACCGCTTCCTGGTGCATTTTGATAACTGGGATGACACGTACGACTACTG GTGTGATTCCAGCAGTCCATACATTCACCCGATTGGTTGGTGCCAAGAGAGGGACCTCCCACTAACACCACCCCAAG ATTACCCTGACCAAGCCCGGTTTATCTGGTCTCAATACCTGGAGGAGACTGGTTCCAGGGCGGTGGCTGCAGACGCTTTCAAAGTG CTTGCGGCCCACAACTTCCAGCCTCAGATGAAACTGGAGGCCGTGGACAAGAGAAGCCCCGGTCTGATCAGAGTGGCTTCAGTGGTGGACGTGGAGACTCATCGCATTAGG GTCCATTACGACGGCTGGAGTCATGTCTATGATGAGTGGATGGACTCGGATCACCCCGACATCCACCCAGCAGGCTGGTGTGAAGCGACCAATCACCCGCTCAAAGTTCCCCCGCGGGATTCCAAAACACAGCAGCCGCATGGGAGCAACCTGCACTTCA GTATGAGGGACCTTCCTGCCATTACAGGCCAGTCCACCTACCCCTCCACTGTTCCCTGTAAACCCATCAGCCACCCAAGAGCAAACAAGTACAGCTTCCACAACAG GAAGTGTCCTACTCCTGGTTGTGATGGCTCGGGCCATGTGACGGGGCGTTTCACGGCCCATCACTGCATATCCGGCTGCCCATTGGCTGAGCGAAACCAGGGCAGGCTAAAGGCCGAGCTTTCAGACTCAGAGTGCAAGAGGACCCTCTTCCTCAGCCAGAGACCCAAGAAGACCCATTATCGTGgcag gATTGGCCGTCCTCCCAAATACAGGAAGAACCAGCAGAGAGACTATCACA ACCTGTCCTCAGAGGGTGTGTACCCGTCCCTGTTCATGTCTGCTCTGAGCGGTCAGTCCGACAggactctgtctctgtgttgggAGCAGCACTGTAAGCTGCTGCCTGGCGTTCAGGGCATTCACGCCAGCCAGGTGGCAGCATGGAGCGTGGAAGAG GTCTTCATGTTTGTGCAGAATCTAATCGGCTGTGAAGAACAGGCTCTTCTCTTCAAAGAAGAG ATGATTGATGGCGAGGCCTTCCTGCTGCTGACTCAGACGGACATTGTGAAGATCATGAGCATCAAGCTAGGCCCCGCCCTCAAGATCTCCAATGCCATCCTCATGTT